The following coding sequences are from one Streptomyces sp. NBC_00536 window:
- a CDS encoding ATP-binding protein, whose amino-acid sequence MRRIAPLGLRTRLIAAFLLVAAISAVSTAALTYRQARTAILTQSQDTAVATLRDQLEGGGMTLPVDRNFLQAQVTELGKRGKPHAWTVYGEYGSLRVTSNTGGSVTSPLISEKLREQIKVNPHAAFQRVESSAGRAYLVVGVPAVFDRQGFAQPTGAVFYAVMPLVTEEETVALMVDAARTGALPGLAIALVPALLAARSVLRPVRDLRTAAQRMGRGRLDTRIEVRGADELAGLAETFNETARALERSVEDLQQAEARARRFAADVSHELRTPLAGMLAVTEVLDEDAERLDPDTAKALRLISAETGKLAVLVEDLMEISRFDARAAGLNLDDVDLTEAVGKTLERRHWDPDQVVTDLPAGIRARLDPRRFDVVLANLVGNALRHGGAPVRITVRTHPHPEGERLTVEVADSGPGIAPEVLPHIFDRFYKADAARTRSVGSGLGLAITLENVRLHGGSVRAANGASGGAVFTVEMPLEAQALEEQA is encoded by the coding sequence GTGCGCCGCATCGCCCCACTCGGCCTGCGCACCCGCCTCATCGCCGCCTTCCTCCTCGTCGCCGCGATCAGCGCCGTGTCCACCGCCGCCCTCACCTACCGGCAGGCGCGCACCGCGATCCTCACCCAGAGCCAGGACACCGCCGTCGCCACCCTTCGCGACCAGCTGGAAGGCGGCGGGATGACCCTGCCGGTCGACCGGAACTTCCTCCAGGCGCAGGTCACCGAGCTGGGCAAGCGCGGCAAGCCGCACGCCTGGACGGTCTACGGCGAATACGGATCCCTGCGCGTCACCTCCAACACCGGCGGCTCCGTCACCTCACCCCTCATCAGCGAGAAACTGCGCGAGCAGATCAAGGTCAACCCGCACGCCGCCTTCCAGCGCGTCGAGTCCAGCGCCGGGCGCGCCTACCTGGTCGTCGGGGTGCCCGCCGTCTTCGACCGGCAGGGCTTCGCCCAGCCCACCGGCGCCGTCTTCTACGCCGTGATGCCGCTCGTCACCGAGGAGGAGACCGTCGCCCTGATGGTCGACGCCGCCCGCACCGGCGCCCTGCCCGGTCTCGCCATCGCCCTCGTCCCCGCCCTGCTCGCCGCCCGCAGCGTGCTGCGGCCGGTCCGCGACCTGCGCACCGCCGCCCAGCGCATGGGCCGCGGCCGCCTCGACACCCGGATCGAGGTCAGGGGGGCCGACGAGCTGGCCGGGCTCGCCGAGACCTTCAACGAGACCGCCCGCGCCCTGGAGCGTTCCGTCGAGGACCTCCAGCAGGCCGAGGCGCGCGCCCGCCGGTTCGCCGCCGACGTCTCGCACGAGCTGCGCACCCCGCTCGCCGGGATGCTCGCCGTCACCGAGGTCCTCGACGAGGACGCCGAGCGCCTCGACCCCGACACCGCGAAGGCACTGCGGCTGATCAGCGCCGAGACCGGCAAGCTCGCCGTCCTGGTCGAGGACCTGATGGAGATATCCCGTTTCGACGCCCGCGCCGCCGGGCTCAACCTCGATGACGTGGACCTCACCGAGGCCGTCGGAAAGACCCTGGAACGCCGCCACTGGGACCCGGACCAGGTGGTCACCGACCTCCCGGCGGGCATCCGGGCCCGGCTCGACCCGCGCCGCTTCGACGTGGTCCTCGCCAACCTGGTCGGCAACGCCCTGCGGCACGGCGGCGCCCCGGTACGGATCACCGTCCGCACCCACCCGCACCCCGAGGGCGAGCGGCTGACCGTGGAGGTCGCCGACAGCGGCCCCGGCATCGCCCCCGAGGTGCTGCCGCACATCTTCGACCGGTTCTACAAGGCGGACGCGGCCCGTACCCGCTCGGTGGGCAGCGGGCTCGGTCTCGCGATCACCCTGGAGAACGTCCGGCTGCACGGCGGGTCGGTCCGCGCCGCCAACGGGGCGTCCGGCGGGGCCGTGTTCACCGTGGAGATGCCTCTGGAGGCGCAGGCCCTGGAGGAGCAGGCATGA
- a CDS encoding cytochrome P450, with the protein MDHAHAPDGPAVPDVFDPRTYAEGIPHARYRILRDHHPVAWQAEPEVMGWPAGPGFWAVTRHADVVRVLRDHAAYSSRLGATQIRDPDPADLPFLRRTMLNQDPPEHGRLRRMLARAFTPARVDAFEGRVRERARSLLAAARDGAVDGSAEVVRAVTDEYALLNLADLMGVPAADRALLLEWTVRIIGYQDPEDAPPPRLGPDGVPLNPRSPALLGEMFGYARELAAAKRARPAEDLMSVLAHAELAEGELEMFFFLLTVAGNDTVRSAAPGGLLALARSPQARSQLASGRVPVDRAVDELLRVHPPVLSFRRTAARDTVLAGRRIRAGDKVVVFHAAANHDERVFADPGRTDLARAPNPHVSFGDGPHVCLGAHFARLQLRVLHEEWRTALPPPELTGEPRRLVSNFINGITRLPLRVSGRSG; encoded by the coding sequence ATGGACCACGCGCACGCGCCCGACGGCCCGGCCGTTCCCGACGTCTTCGACCCCCGGACGTACGCCGAAGGCATTCCGCACGCGCGCTACCGGATCCTGCGCGACCACCACCCCGTCGCCTGGCAGGCCGAGCCGGAGGTCATGGGCTGGCCCGCAGGGCCCGGGTTCTGGGCCGTCACCCGGCACGCCGACGTGGTGCGCGTGCTGCGCGACCACGCCGCGTACTCCTCCCGCCTCGGCGCCACCCAGATCCGCGACCCCGACCCGGCGGACCTGCCGTTCCTGCGGCGCACCATGCTCAACCAGGACCCCCCGGAGCACGGGCGGCTGCGCCGGATGCTCGCCCGCGCCTTCACCCCCGCCCGGGTCGACGCCTTCGAGGGGCGGGTCCGCGAGCGCGCCCGGAGTCTGCTGGCCGCCGCCCGGGACGGCGCCGTGGACGGCTCGGCCGAGGTGGTGCGGGCGGTCACCGACGAGTACGCGCTGCTGAACCTCGCCGACCTGATGGGGGTCCCGGCCGCCGACCGGGCGCTGCTGCTGGAGTGGACCGTACGGATCATCGGCTACCAGGATCCCGAGGACGCGCCCCCGCCGCGGCTCGGGCCCGACGGCGTACCCCTGAACCCGCGCTCGCCCGCGCTGCTCGGCGAGATGTTCGGCTACGCGCGCGAGCTGGCCGCGGCCAAGCGGGCGCGCCCCGCCGAGGACCTGATGAGCGTCCTGGCCCACGCGGAACTCGCCGAAGGGGAACTGGAGATGTTCTTCTTCCTGCTCACCGTCGCGGGCAACGACACCGTACGCTCGGCCGCCCCCGGCGGACTGCTCGCCCTGGCCCGCTCACCGCAGGCCCGGAGCCAACTCGCCTCGGGACGCGTGCCGGTGGACCGGGCCGTGGACGAACTCCTGCGCGTGCACCCGCCGGTGCTCAGCTTCCGGCGCACCGCCGCCCGGGACACGGTGCTGGCCGGACGGCGGATCCGGGCCGGGGACAAGGTGGTCGTCTTCCACGCCGCCGCCAACCACGACGAGCGGGTCTTCGCCGACCCCGGCCGCACCGACCTCGCCCGCGCCCCCAACCCGCACGTCTCCTTCGGTGACGGACCGCACGTCTGCCTCGGCGCGCACTTCGCCCGGCTTCAGCTCCGGGTCCTTCATGAGGAATGGCGTACGGCGCTCCCGCCACCCGAACTCACCGGCGAGCCACGGAGGTTGGTGTCCAACTTCATCAACGGGATCACACGGCTGCCGCTTCGGGTGTCCGGGCGCTCCGGGTGA
- the ggt gene encoding gamma-glutamyltransferase yields MRRPTARALPLFALTAALAATAAAPPAAAADSATPPKSPVAVGYGGAVASVDADASAAGIAVLRAGGNAVDAAVATAAALGVTEPYSAGVGGGGYFVYYDAKSRRVHTIDGRETAPASATATLFQENGVPIPFEQGQTSGRSVGVPGTPDTWDTALKAWGSRPLGQLLRPAEKLARDGFTVDATFRAQTELNQDRFKDFPDTKKLFLPGGALPVVGSTFKNPDLAATYAEIGRKGTGALYRGPIADDIVAAVRKPPVDPAATRNVRSGDLTAQDLRAYDTKRQDPTRVGYRGLDVYSMAPSSSGGTTVGEALNILERSDLGKLSEAQYLHRFIEASRISFADRGRWVGDPAAEDVPTRELLSQRFADSRACLISPDRALTSPLAPGDPRHPAPCATTGQAAPTTYEGENTTHLTVADRWGNVVSYTLTIESTGGSGITVPGRGFLLNNELTDFSFAPAAPGVPDPNLPGPGKRPRSSMSPTIVLRDGRPVLAVGSPGGATIITTVLQTLVGTLDRGLPLVDAIAAPRASQRNQSTTELEPGLWNSPVRAQLEALGQGFRQNPEIGAATGVQRLPDGRWLAAAETTRRGGGAAMVVSPHGRP; encoded by the coding sequence ATGCGCCGTCCCACCGCCCGCGCGTTACCCCTGTTCGCCCTCACCGCGGCCCTCGCGGCGACCGCCGCCGCCCCGCCCGCGGCCGCCGCCGACAGCGCCACCCCGCCCAAGTCCCCGGTCGCCGTGGGCTACGGCGGGGCCGTGGCCAGCGTGGACGCCGACGCCTCGGCCGCCGGAATCGCCGTCCTGCGGGCCGGCGGCAACGCGGTGGACGCCGCCGTCGCCACCGCCGCCGCCCTCGGTGTCACCGAGCCGTACTCCGCCGGCGTCGGCGGCGGCGGCTACTTCGTCTACTACGACGCGAAGTCCCGCCGGGTGCACACCATCGACGGCCGCGAGACCGCCCCCGCCTCGGCCACCGCCACCCTCTTCCAGGAGAACGGCGTACCGATCCCCTTCGAGCAGGGCCAGACCAGCGGCCGCAGCGTCGGCGTCCCCGGCACCCCCGACACCTGGGACACCGCCCTGAAGGCCTGGGGCAGCCGCCCGCTGGGCCAGCTCCTGCGCCCGGCCGAGAAGCTGGCCCGCGACGGCTTCACCGTGGACGCCACCTTCCGCGCCCAGACCGAGCTGAACCAGGACCGCTTCAAGGACTTCCCGGACACGAAGAAGCTCTTCCTGCCCGGGGGAGCGCTCCCCGTGGTCGGCTCCACCTTCAAGAACCCCGACCTGGCCGCCACCTACGCCGAGATCGGCCGCAAGGGCACCGGGGCCCTCTACCGGGGCCCGATCGCCGACGACATCGTCGCCGCCGTCCGCAAGCCCCCGGTCGACCCGGCCGCCACCCGCAATGTCCGCTCCGGCGACCTGACCGCCCAGGACCTGCGCGCCTACGACACCAAGCGGCAGGACCCGACCCGGGTCGGCTACCGGGGCCTGGACGTCTACAGCATGGCGCCCTCCTCCTCCGGCGGCACCACCGTCGGCGAGGCCCTGAACATCCTGGAGCGCAGCGATCTCGGGAAGCTCTCGGAGGCGCAGTACCTGCACCGGTTCATCGAGGCCTCCCGGATCTCCTTCGCCGACCGGGGGCGCTGGGTGGGCGACCCCGCCGCCGAGGACGTCCCGACCCGCGAGCTGCTCTCCCAGAGGTTCGCCGACTCGCGGGCCTGCCTGATCTCGCCCGACCGGGCGCTGACCAGCCCGCTGGCCCCCGGCGACCCGCGCCACCCCGCCCCCTGCGCCACCACCGGGCAGGCCGCCCCGACCACCTACGAGGGGGAGAACACCACCCACCTGACGGTCGCCGACCGCTGGGGCAACGTGGTCTCCTACACCCTCACCATCGAATCCACCGGAGGCAGCGGCATCACCGTCCCCGGCCGGGGCTTCCTGCTCAACAACGAGCTGACCGACTTCTCCTTCGCCCCGGCCGCCCCCGGCGTCCCGGACCCGAACCTGCCCGGCCCCGGCAAGCGGCCGCGCTCCTCCATGTCCCCGACCATCGTGCTGCGGGACGGGCGTCCGGTCCTGGCCGTGGGCTCCCCGGGCGGCGCCACCATCATCACCACCGTGCTCCAGACCCTCGTCGGAACCCTGGACCGCGGACTCCCGCTGGTCGACGCGATCGCCGCGCCGCGCGCCAGCCAGCGCAACCAGAGCACCACCGAACTGGAACCGGGCCTGTGGAACAGCCCGGTCCGCGCCCAGCTGGAGGCCCTGGGCCAGGGGTTCCGGCAGAACCCGGAGATCGGCGCGGCCACCGGCGTCCAGCGGCTCCCGGACGGCCGCTGGCTCGCGGCCGCCGAGACCACCCGGCGCGGCGGCGGCGCCGCGATGGTGGTCAGCCCGCACGGGCGCCCGTAG
- the map gene encoding type I methionyl aminopeptidase, whose translation MVELKTERSIEAMRESGRVVARALDAVRGAADVGVSLRELDGVAREVLRDAGAGSPFLGYRPRFAPVPFPAVVCASVNDAIVHGIPDDYRLLDGDLVSIDCGATLDGWAGDAAVSFTVGRARPADLALIGAAERALAAGIAAAVPGNRIGDIAHAIGTVGRAAGYGIPDGFGGHGIGRAMHEDPGVPNEGPPGRGMKLRPGMVLAIEPMLVAGGTDDYLTDADGWTLRTVDGSRAAHAEHTVAITADGPRILTAL comes from the coding sequence ATGGTGGAACTCAAGACGGAACGATCGATCGAAGCGATGCGCGAGTCCGGCCGGGTGGTCGCCCGCGCCCTGGACGCCGTGCGCGGGGCCGCGGACGTGGGGGTGTCCCTGCGGGAACTGGACGGGGTGGCCCGGGAGGTGCTGCGCGACGCGGGCGCGGGCTCGCCCTTCCTCGGGTACCGGCCGCGGTTCGCGCCCGTACCCTTCCCCGCGGTCGTGTGCGCCTCGGTCAATGACGCGATCGTGCACGGCATCCCGGACGACTACCGGCTGCTCGACGGCGACCTCGTCAGCATCGACTGCGGGGCGACCCTGGACGGCTGGGCCGGGGACGCGGCGGTCAGCTTCACCGTCGGCCGGGCCCGCCCGGCCGACCTGGCGCTGATCGGGGCGGCGGAGCGCGCCCTGGCCGCGGGCATCGCCGCGGCCGTGCCCGGGAACCGCATCGGCGACATCGCCCATGCGATCGGTACGGTCGGCCGCGCCGCGGGGTACGGCATACCCGACGGCTTCGGCGGCCACGGCATCGGCCGCGCCATGCACGAGGACCCGGGCGTGCCCAACGAGGGCCCGCCGGGGCGCGGCATGAAGCTGCGCCCCGGCATGGTCCTCGCGATCGAGCCGATGCTGGTCGCGGGCGGTACGGACGACTATCTGACCGACGCGGACGGCTGGACCCTGCGGACCGTCGACGGCAGCCGGGCGGCGCACGCCGAGCACACCGTCGCGATCACCGCCGACGGCCCGCGGATCCTCACCGCCCTCTAG
- a CDS encoding helix-turn-helix domain-containing protein, producing MVRTPLTPEERERGERLGALLRASRGDRSMVEVAAAAGLSAETLRKIETGRAPTPAFFTIAALAGALDLSMDDLLRRCAFVPA from the coding sequence ATGGTCCGCACCCCTCTCACCCCTGAAGAGCGCGAGCGCGGCGAGCGCCTCGGCGCCCTGTTGCGCGCATCGCGCGGCGACCGCAGCATGGTCGAGGTCGCCGCCGCCGCCGGGCTCTCCGCCGAGACCCTGCGCAAGATCGAGACCGGCCGGGCGCCCACGCCCGCCTTCTTCACCATCGCCGCCCTCGCCGGCGCCCTCGACCTCTCGATGGACGACCTGCTGCGGCGGTGCGCCTTCGTGCCCGCCTGA
- a CDS encoding alginate lyase family protein — protein MNASKRLGLGLVGALLASGLLLAACAAPDGQAHAKKPGDVVFRHPGVVVSHTQLQYAKKMVADGKEPWRTAYRDLRKSRYASLAYTAHPADVVPCPFNAGPQSCLDERQDAIAAYTHALLWSVTGETAHVRKAVEIMDGWSATMKRHEKDNGPLQAAWSGSTWARAAEIVHADYPNWEKSQVDRFKEMLRTAYLPAVRAQVPAYNGNWELAMTDASVAIAVFLEDQAVFKESLERFRTRVPAYFYLRKDGPHPIGPAHTAIDTPDKVKAYWFNQGTYVDGIAQETCRNLMHIGYALAASAHIAETAWHQGVDLYGEEADRITAALEFHAKYQLGEEPPQWLCGGTVERTMGPDLEVALHHYETRTGAKLPYTRRLAESVRPAGTDDLFVAWETLTHGEAPRTSGAAVVDAGAAAGAED, from the coding sequence ATGAACGCATCCAAGCGACTCGGTCTCGGTCTCGTCGGAGCCCTGCTGGCGAGCGGACTGCTGCTCGCCGCCTGTGCCGCACCCGACGGGCAGGCCCATGCCAAGAAGCCGGGCGACGTGGTTTTCCGTCACCCGGGCGTCGTCGTCAGCCACACCCAGCTCCAGTACGCGAAGAAGATGGTCGCGGACGGGAAGGAGCCGTGGCGCACGGCGTACCGGGACCTGCGCAAGAGCCGGTACGCCTCGCTCGCCTACACCGCCCACCCGGCCGACGTGGTGCCCTGCCCCTTCAACGCCGGGCCGCAGTCCTGCCTGGACGAGCGCCAGGACGCCATCGCCGCCTACACCCACGCCCTGCTCTGGTCGGTGACCGGCGAGACCGCGCACGTCCGCAAGGCCGTCGAGATCATGGACGGCTGGTCCGCGACGATGAAGCGGCACGAGAAGGACAACGGCCCCCTGCAGGCCGCCTGGTCCGGCTCCACCTGGGCGCGGGCCGCCGAGATCGTCCACGCGGACTACCCGAACTGGGAGAAGTCGCAGGTCGACCGGTTCAAGGAGATGCTGCGCACGGCCTACCTGCCCGCCGTACGAGCCCAGGTCCCGGCCTACAACGGCAACTGGGAACTGGCGATGACCGACGCCTCCGTGGCCATCGCGGTGTTCCTGGAGGACCAGGCCGTCTTCAAGGAGTCGCTGGAACGATTCCGCACCCGGGTCCCGGCCTACTTCTACCTCCGCAAGGACGGCCCGCACCCGATCGGTCCCGCGCACACCGCCATCGACACCCCGGACAAGGTCAAGGCGTACTGGTTCAACCAGGGCACCTACGTCGACGGCATCGCGCAGGAGACCTGCCGCAACCTCATGCACATCGGGTACGCGCTCGCCGCGTCCGCGCACATCGCCGAGACCGCCTGGCACCAGGGCGTCGACCTGTACGGCGAGGAAGCCGACCGGATCACGGCCGCGCTGGAGTTCCACGCGAAGTACCAGCTGGGGGAGGAGCCCCCGCAGTGGCTGTGCGGCGGGACGGTGGAGCGCACCATGGGGCCGGACCTGGAGGTGGCCCTGCACCACTACGAGACGCGGACCGGCGCGAAACTCCCGTACACCCGCCGGCTCGCCGAGTCGGTGCGGCCCGCCGGCACCGACGACCTGTTCGTGGCCTGGGAGACCCTGACGCACGGCGAGGCGCCGCGTACGTCCGGGGCGGCCGTGGTGGACGCGGGAGCGGCGGCGGGCGCGGAGGACTGA
- a CDS encoding PPOX class F420-dependent oxidoreductase has product MTLEELGRSRYVSLTTYRKDGTPVATPVWAVADGGELYIWTKSDTWKVKRIRNNGRVSVVACDVRGRAEEGATALEGEARLLDEAGLNRVRKLMARKYTWQYWMVDVPATLARRGKRPHTAIAVKL; this is encoded by the coding sequence ATGACTCTTGAGGAGCTGGGCCGGTCCCGGTACGTCAGTCTCACCACCTACCGCAAGGACGGGACGCCGGTGGCGACACCGGTGTGGGCCGTGGCCGACGGCGGCGAGCTGTACATCTGGACGAAGAGCGACACCTGGAAGGTCAAGCGGATCCGCAACAACGGGCGGGTCTCCGTCGTGGCCTGTGACGTGCGCGGGCGCGCCGAGGAGGGCGCGACCGCGCTGGAGGGGGAGGCCCGGCTGCTGGACGAGGCGGGCCTGAACCGGGTGCGCAAGCTGATGGCCCGGAAGTACACCTGGCAGTACTGGATGGTGGACGTGCCCGCGACCCTCGCCCGGCGCGGGAAGCGTCCGCACACCGCGATCGCCGTCAAGCTTTGA
- a CDS encoding nitrilase-related carbon-nitrogen hydrolase, whose product MAHLVRAALVQATWTGDTESMIAKHEEHARRAAAQGARIIGFQEVFNAPYFCQVQEPEHYRWAEAVPDGPTVRRMQELARETGMVIVVPVFELESEGFYYNTAAVIDADGSYLGKYRKHHIPQVKGFWEKYYFRPGNLGWPVFDTAVGKVGVYICYDRHFPEGWRALGLAGAQLVYNPSATSRGLSGHLWQLEQPASAVANEYFVAAINRVGQEEYGDNDFYGTSYFVDPRGQFVGEVASDKEEELLVRDLDFDLIKEVRDQWAFYRDRRPDAYGGLVQP is encoded by the coding sequence ATGGCCCACCTCGTCCGCGCCGCGCTGGTTCAGGCCACCTGGACCGGCGACACCGAGTCGATGATCGCCAAACACGAGGAGCACGCCCGCAGGGCCGCCGCCCAGGGCGCGCGGATCATCGGGTTCCAGGAGGTGTTCAACGCCCCCTACTTCTGCCAGGTGCAGGAGCCCGAGCACTACCGCTGGGCCGAAGCCGTCCCCGACGGGCCGACCGTCCGCCGGATGCAGGAACTCGCCCGCGAGACCGGCATGGTGATCGTCGTACCGGTCTTCGAGCTGGAGAGCGAGGGCTTCTACTACAACACGGCGGCCGTGATCGACGCCGACGGCAGCTACCTCGGCAAGTACCGCAAGCACCACATCCCGCAGGTCAAGGGCTTCTGGGAGAAGTACTACTTCCGCCCGGGCAACCTGGGCTGGCCCGTGTTCGACACGGCCGTCGGCAAGGTCGGCGTCTACATCTGCTACGACCGCCACTTCCCGGAGGGCTGGCGCGCCCTCGGCCTCGCCGGTGCCCAGCTCGTCTACAACCCCTCCGCCACCTCCCGGGGCCTCTCCGGCCACCTCTGGCAGCTGGAACAGCCCGCGTCCGCCGTCGCCAACGAGTACTTCGTCGCCGCCATCAACCGCGTCGGCCAGGAGGAGTACGGCGACAACGACTTCTACGGCACCAGCTACTTCGTCGACCCGCGCGGTCAGTTCGTCGGCGAGGTCGCCAGCGACAAGGAGGAGGAACTCCTGGTCCGCGACCTCGACTTCGACCTCATCAAGGAGGTCCGCGACCAGTGGGCCTTCTACCGCGACCGCCGCCCCGACGCCTACGGAGGGCTCGTACAGCCGTGA
- a CDS encoding aspartate aminotransferase family protein, whose translation MPNWLALYYDRPIELTHGEGRHVWDADGNRYLDFFGGILTTMTAHALPEVTKAVAEQAGRIIHSSTLYLNRPMVELAERVAALSGIPDARVFFTTSGTEANDTALLLATTYRRSNQILAMRNSYHGRSFATVSLTGNRGWSPTSLSPLQTYYVHGAVRGRGPFAALSDAEFTAAAVADLEDVLGQARSGVAALIAEPIQGVGGFTSPPDGLYGAFREVLDRHGILWISDEVQTGWGRTGDHFWGWQAHAQNGPPDILTFAKGIGNGMSIGGVVARGEIMNCLDANSISTFGGSPVTMAAGVANLGYLLEHDLQGNARRVGGLLLERLRAVTAGVPAVREVRGRGLMAGIELTRPGTDQADPQAAAAVLEAAREGGLLLGKGGGHNTSVLRIAPPLTLTVSEAEEGAEILAGALRTLN comes from the coding sequence ATGCCGAACTGGCTGGCCCTGTACTACGACCGCCCCATCGAACTCACCCACGGCGAGGGCCGCCACGTCTGGGACGCCGACGGCAACCGCTACCTGGACTTCTTCGGCGGCATCCTCACCACCATGACCGCCCACGCCCTCCCCGAGGTCACCAAAGCGGTCGCCGAGCAGGCCGGGCGGATCATCCACTCCTCCACCCTCTACCTGAACCGGCCGATGGTCGAACTCGCCGAACGGGTCGCCGCCCTGTCCGGCATCCCCGACGCCCGGGTCTTCTTCACCACCTCCGGCACCGAGGCCAACGACACCGCCCTGCTGCTGGCGACGACGTACCGCCGTTCGAACCAGATCCTGGCGATGCGCAACAGCTACCACGGCCGGTCCTTCGCCACGGTCTCCCTCACCGGCAACCGCGGCTGGTCCCCGACCAGTCTCTCGCCGCTCCAGACCTACTACGTGCACGGCGCGGTCCGCGGCCGCGGCCCCTTCGCGGCGCTGTCCGACGCCGAGTTCACCGCCGCCGCCGTCGCGGACCTGGAGGACGTGCTCGGCCAGGCGCGCAGCGGAGTGGCCGCCCTGATCGCCGAACCGATCCAGGGCGTCGGCGGGTTCACCTCCCCGCCCGACGGCCTCTACGGCGCCTTCCGCGAGGTCCTCGACCGGCACGGGATCCTCTGGATCAGCGACGAGGTGCAGACCGGCTGGGGCCGTACCGGCGACCACTTCTGGGGCTGGCAGGCACACGCCCAGAACGGCCCGCCGGACATCCTCACCTTCGCCAAGGGCATCGGCAACGGCATGTCCATCGGCGGCGTCGTCGCCCGCGGCGAGATCATGAACTGCCTGGACGCCAACTCCATCTCCACCTTCGGCGGTTCCCCGGTCACCATGGCCGCGGGCGTCGCCAACCTCGGCTACCTCCTCGAACACGACCTCCAGGGCAACGCCCGCCGGGTCGGCGGCCTGCTGCTGGAGCGGCTGCGCGCCGTCACGGCCGGCGTGCCCGCCGTACGGGAGGTGCGCGGCCGGGGCCTGATGGCGGGCATCGAACTCACCCGGCCCGGCACCGACCAGGCCGATCCGCAGGCGGCCGCCGCCGTCCTGGAAGCCGCCCGCGAAGGCGGCCTCCTGCTGGGCAAGGGCGGCGGGCACAACACCAGCGTGCTGCGCATCGCGCCCCCGCTGACCCTCACCGTCTCCGAGGCGGAAGAGGGCGCCGAGATCCTCGCCGGGGCCTTGCGCACGCTGAACTAG
- the hydA gene encoding dihydropyrimidinase has protein sequence MPNRTLITGGLVVTAADELHADVLIEDGRIAALATHGSAAAAAWTADRTIDAGGKYVIPGGVDVHTHMELPFGGTAASDTFETGTRAAAWGGTTTIVDFAVQSVGRALREGLDTWYAKADGNCAIDYGFHMILSDVNEGTLKEMDKLVEEGITSFKLFMAYPGVFYSDDGRILRAMQRSADNGGLIMMHAENGIAIDVLVEQALARGETDPRHHGEVRKVLLEAEATHRAIALARVAGAPLYVVHVSAEEAVAELAAARDKGLPVFGETCPQYLFLSTDNLEEPDFQGAKYVCSTPLRPREHQAALWRGLRTNDLQVVSTDHCPFCFRGQKELGLGDFSKIPNGLPGVENRMDLLHQAVLDGHISRRRWIEIACATPARMFGLYPQKGTIAPGADADIVLYDPHAEQVISAETHHMNVDYSAYEGRRITGRVDTVLSRGELVIDRREFTGRAGHGAFVPRSTCQYL, from the coding sequence ATGCCCAACCGCACCCTGATCACCGGCGGCCTCGTCGTCACCGCCGCCGACGAACTGCACGCCGACGTCCTGATCGAGGACGGCCGGATCGCCGCGCTCGCCACGCACGGCTCGGCGGCCGCCGCCGCGTGGACGGCCGACCGTACGATCGACGCCGGCGGGAAGTACGTCATCCCCGGCGGCGTCGACGTGCACACCCACATGGAGCTGCCCTTCGGCGGCACCGCCGCCTCCGACACCTTCGAGACCGGCACCCGGGCCGCCGCCTGGGGCGGCACCACGACCATCGTGGACTTCGCCGTCCAGAGCGTGGGCCGCGCCCTGCGCGAGGGACTGGACACCTGGTACGCCAAGGCCGACGGCAACTGCGCCATCGACTACGGCTTCCACATGATCCTCTCCGACGTGAACGAGGGCACCCTCAAGGAGATGGACAAGCTCGTCGAGGAGGGCATCACCTCCTTCAAACTGTTCATGGCCTACCCCGGGGTCTTCTACAGCGACGACGGCCGGATCCTGCGCGCCATGCAACGCTCCGCCGACAACGGCGGGCTGATCATGATGCACGCCGAGAACGGCATCGCCATCGACGTCCTCGTCGAACAGGCCCTGGCGCGCGGCGAGACCGACCCCCGCCACCACGGCGAGGTCCGCAAGGTGCTCCTCGAAGCCGAGGCCACCCACCGCGCGATCGCCCTGGCCCGGGTCGCGGGCGCCCCGCTGTACGTCGTCCACGTGTCCGCGGAGGAAGCCGTGGCGGAGCTGGCCGCGGCCCGGGACAAGGGGCTCCCCGTCTTCGGCGAGACCTGTCCGCAGTACCTCTTCCTGTCCACCGACAACCTGGAAGAGCCCGATTTCCAGGGCGCCAAGTACGTCTGCTCCACCCCGCTGCGCCCCCGCGAGCACCAGGCGGCGCTGTGGCGGGGACTGCGGACCAATGACCTCCAGGTGGTCTCCACCGACCACTGCCCCTTCTGCTTCCGCGGCCAGAAGGAGCTGGGCCTCGGCGACTTCTCCAAGATCCCCAACGGGCTGCCCGGGGTGGAGAACCGCATGGACCTGCTCCACCAGGCCGTCCTGGACGGGCACATCAGCCGCCGCCGCTGGATCGAGATCGCCTGCGCGACCCCGGCCCGGATGTTCGGCCTCTACCCCCAGAAGGGCACCATCGCGCCGGGCGCCGACGCCGACATCGTCCTCTACGATCCGCACGCCGAGCAGGTCATCTCCGCCGAGACGCACCACATGAACGTGGACTACTCGGCGTACGAGGGCAGGCGGATCACCGGACGCGTCGACACGGTCCTCTCGCGCGGCGAACTCGTCATCGACCGGCGCGAGTTCACCGGCCGGGCCGGCCACGGGGCCTTCGTACCGCGTTCCACCTGCCAGTACCTGTAA